The sequence tatttttttacataaataaggccgttagttttctcgtttgaattgttttacattgtcttatcgggaccttttatagctgactgtatgcgttatgggctttgctcattgttgaaggccgtacggtgacctgtaattgttaatgtttgtgtcattttggtcttttgtggatagttgtctcattggcaatcataccacatcttcttttttataataacttAACATTTTGTTCAGGGAACAATAATGAAACAAACCCAAAGATGCAAAGATTTATTAGAAGTCCGGCTACGATCAATGGTAACATTATTGCAGACAACACGCATTTGAAGTTTGAAAGtataatttaagaaaacatgataataaaatgataaaaatgaaaacaaagtaCTATCTAAGTTAAAATCATGATAGATAAGTGTAAAGATATGTATTGAAACTCTAGtcagtttataaattgtattctGTGCTTtcacaaaagagggacgaaaataCCAAAggaagtcaaactcataaatcacaAGCTACATACGATACCGTTTATGGTGTATAGTTACACTGCTAGATCTAAGATTTtttcatttagattttattttgatgCACGATTCAAAATGGAAGATGATCTTCTTCTGTTATCAGGgaataagaaaataagaaaaagcgAAAGAGAAATGCGATGACAAAATGAAACAAGGACAACTGGTTTGTCTTCCGTTCGTTATTGTACAGTACTCTATGTTTAGCTTTTGACTTTACACAGGGCTTGCTTCACACATTATAGTCACATCTTTAatcaaatgaacaatttaaataataacTCAAATGTTGTTCGAAAACAACTATTAGAATTTGAAACTTACTTAAGTTATAGATTTTACTGTCAAAAAGACAGGCATAATTTAGATATTTGTAATGTTAGCGTGTTGATGTATTGCTATTGTTGATCATTGTTAAGCGCCAGGGTAAAAACcagaaaatttaaattcagtttCCTATATTGTTTTTAGGATCACTGTTTAGGTTAaagttgttttataaatatacattaatgTGTGTCTTTTCTTTTCTCTTCATtgtaatcaaaaatttaattgtattcaaatcattgtaatcatttgtACCAAATTTAACTTGTGATTATTCTACATGTAATGGCCATCTTTAATTGACAATAACATATATCGGGAgagatccgtttgcgccaaaaatgcgtccttttgcgccaaCTTTTTACTCTAATGCTACGTTTGCACCACATGTTTTCAAATTACACAGtatcagttaataaaaaataaaacatacgattgtgtcaataagaaaaaaaaaataacttcacTACTTATTTATTCGGACTTGGAACCGGCAATTTAAATGCATGTGGTAGCCTATAACTTCACATTATTGTCCCAAAACACAATCATTGAAGGATGTAATGCATAAAAcagtttataataatttcttataataaTAAAGCTGATACGCATGGGGGAACAAAGCACTGTGTCATCAACATATGTGACTAAAACATATCAGCAAAAGCTTCTTTTTTCTTCTCTATTGGCATatctttattaaatattcagcAAAGCAGAAAGTTTTATTCTCTCTCTGTACATTGACTGTCTAATGCATTTTAAGTCATTGCTCTGCAAATGCTTATCTTCAAGGTGAAATATCTCCGAACATAATTTATGAtactttttaagccaaaaataagaataaaaatataaattctattaatcataaatatttatgatagatatgtgtacaggtaaattggcgcaaatgagttccgaatactggcgcaattgatacatttgaaaaacaaatttggcGCAAATGACACTcctgaaaaacagtaattggcgcaaaaggactgctgtccatatatttgatttgatttgatttgccTTGCTTCAGGGTGtcataattgtacataatttgtttaatatcGGGTACACATGGccttatttattgataaacttaccaATGTAATGTCCAAAAGTCAAcactgatataattttgtaagCAAGATAACCTGGTCAATCCTTCTGTGGCAGTGAGGTTAATAACCAGCAGGATAATTAACATCTTCTCAATGACCAGTTGATTAACATTACACAGGGCACCTGGTTTCAGAGATTTTCAGGTTCAGCAGGTAATACTTTTTAATCTCAAACTAAATGGTTCGGTACCAGCAAATTTTAccgttttgaaataaaaatctcaagtaagttattttttttagatataccAAATCGTTTGCACTCGTTCCTCAAACTAATTCTTGACTGGGAAAAAACCCCGAACAAACTActaaatgtttttgatatttagTTATCATGGACAACATTTTCACCCGATACAGAAATCATTTTATCTCTTCAATAAGATATATTGCTACTTTTCTTCAACAAATTCGTTAATTTAATCCAAATGGTACTATTTCTGGCACAgtggtttttgttttatgacttcattcgaaaatcatataaaaaatgaatgaccGTATATGGGATAAAACTATAGAAATCATAAAACAAATCCATATTTCTTGCTTTCATGTGCTGTGGCGGGCGCTATATATATTTTGCCTGTATAGCCGTTTCAGATCACCATCATCATTTAGAAACAAATGCAcctaattttgaaaattctagaCTTGTTTTATTGTAAACACCTTGCTCTCTTACGAAACCATGCATCATACTTTATGGCtgtataaagtataaaaaacatttattgcacATTTGAACTTGGTCAGTAATATAAATGtcttatatctaataaaataaaacccTTAAATACTGATATCGAGTTTGCtagttaacaaaaaatgaactcATACATGTTACACGTCTCTTTTATTACAGCTCTTGATATTCAGCATGGAAGTCTTAGATCACATAATACCAAGGGTCAACGAAATTGAATTCCGCAAACCATCGGTTAAGCTGTTTTGTATCTGTATTTcagtaattttctttatttgtgtgtttggattttcacattttatgggaaaattatttaaaacgtACAAAACCCTGGAAAAGAAGGAACAGATATTTTGGAATCTTGCAATAGTGCGAGCAGTTTATGGAATACTTTGTACGGTAATTGGAATCTGGTCATTCTTTATCGACAGTGAACTAGAAAAAGATATAGTCTTCGGAACGACGCCAATAAGTTATTTTGCTCTTACTGCAACTGttggatttttttgttttgaatgtcTGGCTGTTTCAATATCAGATATAGTGTATAAAAGGTTcagtattttattaaatattcacCACTGGATATCGCTTGTTGGATTTTCCATTTTACTGATAGAAGATAGCAGCCATTTTTTCGGCACGAGAGGCCTCTTATTAGAAATGAGCACTCCATTTTCCGCCGTATGCTGGATATTTCTCAAAGCTGGAAAAGCAGACACCTTGTTTTGGAAAGTTAACCAGTTTTTACTGGTTCATTCGTTTCATTTAAGATCAGTAGTCGAATGTTCAATTTGGTACGTTACTTACAAACACTGGAATATAATATGGGAAACCATGCCAGTGGctttctttgtttgtttgtatactCAACTAACACTGGTGACCTTCTGGATGACTCCGTATTGGACGTACAAAAAGACTGTTCAAATGATAACTCCTGTGGATTGGAACTTTGAagatgttaaaacaaaaacaaagacatCCTAAAGACTTTAATAACTGTACAAGTCAGGCTCTTTATTGCAGTTAATCTATATGCAATGCATAAGGACCTTGCGACAAATGAAAGAGATTATATTTCACAATACATGTAGCTCCTTTTTTGCACTTTTACAAATCgaatcatatatatttattgtctttcaaacaaatattaactAAATTTCAGATATAATAACTGCTCAAACTGCTGCCGAGTATTTTCAAATATCCTTTGTTTCAGGTTTTAATGATTTAGGAAATTGTGTCCTACACCCCTTGAGGATTGAATGTTCCTCATTTGCAAGTTTCAAAACAAGCGGGttggaatcccgctaacatgtttaacctcgccacattatttatgtatgtcccaagttaggagcctgtaattcagtggttgtcgtttgtttatgtgttacatactagtatttgttttttgttcatttttttttatataaataaggccgttagttttttcgtttgaattgttttacattgtcttatcggggctttttatagctgactatgcggtattggctttgctcattgttgaagcccgtacggtgacctatagttgttaaagtctgtgtcattttggtctcgtgtggacagttgtctcattggcaatcatacccagCTTTTTTATACTGTCTTCTCTTGGGATCATACATGTAACATATATAATCTTCGCTATTTTTAGCTTATGCCACGATGCTTAGTGCAACACTTTAGACTAACAATCTCGTATACTAGGGTCGTGACCAACTACAAACTCAAAGTCggtttgtttaaaatatataaaatggtgtggtatgattgccaatgaggagAGGGGATTACATAGTACCGTGCCGGTTAAACTGTCATTATACTGGAATAAAATGATAGACCTGTATTGATGGTGTTAACTATGTAACAAATAACAAGTCAATATATTCGATCCTAAATTAGTGATGCACAAATGAGAGAAAACTGattatttcattgaatttttcaagtcaaaggaccataactctgcacaaaatcattAGACAGgaattatcaaatcaatatcttcaagcacgaagtgaaaaatgaatatttgagtGAATTTACAGTCTTTAACTCAGGGCAAAATCATTAGATCAAGGCTGTAACCTAATCTGTTGGTTGTAATGATAAAagtatataccaaatatcaaatcaagaAAAATGTGTGGAAAACAGATTTGCcagactgacggacggacgatAGTCAGACAGAGTGCAAACCAAATATCCCTTAAAGGGCTTTCAGCTTCGTCGGTAAGGGACTAATAATCATAATTAAAAGGTAATGACTCATATGAAGAGCCAATTAGTGAGTTCTACCttgctaataaaaaaatactatgaGATATCCATCCATGACACATAATCAGTACACGCACAACAATACACACAATATTTACAGGACCAGTGCTTTTAAGTGTGTTCTTCAACTCAGTCACATTGAGGAATTACAAACTCTGAGTTACAACAAAAACACCAAGACACTGCAAGTTAAAGAAAGTCCTTAATTCACTTGTATATCCTGTTTTATAGTTGTTTCAAGTTTCTCGGTCAGTTTTTAGATTTCATTCATTGGTGTTCTggcatttttcaatctttcaagcaCAATATTAAACTCCTGAACAGTGAAAGGGGtatcgtcaatatcgagatcatGACCTCTAATTTCCCATCAGTGACAATATATAAGAATTTGAAAAGCATTGGTTGAACGCTTCATAAGTTAATGCTAGACACGACTGGATACACCATTTTCAACAGAGAAAGTGGAAATCGTCAATATTAAACtagacctccattttgtcatctgtaacaacatgttaaaatttgaaaagcttttgTGAATGGTTAATGAATTTAAGCATGGACACTACTGGAAAGactatttttcaatctttcaaggaCCCTAActcttaaaaatgaaaatcgttaatattaaaattaacatCTATCTTGTCATCAGAATAAACAACTTGTTAAATTTTGGAAAGCTTTGGTTaaacggttcatgagtaaaaGACATGTTTGGAAGCCGCCCATCTGCTTGGCCACTTTACATCCTCAAATCAATAATTGATTTGTCCTTCTGAAATCTGGTTAAAAATGCAATTTCATAGAAAGTCTAAAAGAACTACCAGTattccatttaattttaattggaaGGAAACGGATGTTGACCTGCTtatcattttgacattttcggGGTCGTCCTTGCATATGATGCAATGAAAAAAAGAACTGGCCTTTTAAAAAACCCCAAATGAAATAATCATTGTCCAGTTCCCTGACTGCTACAAACTGCtgataaaaaaacttaactttgatcactgaaccatgaaaatgaggtcaaggtcagatgacacctgccagaaaaaaacagaccaaaacacaaaaacttaactatagcCACGAAAATGAGGACAAGGTCAAATGAGACAGGTACGTGTGACATGTACACTTTACAGCCCTTCTTTACACTGAATATACTATAACTATTGCCGagttatagtatctgagatttggaccaccaaaacttaaccttgttcactgatccatgaaatgaggtcgaagTTATgtaaaaactgtctgacagacatgagaACTaagtatgcacataccaaaatatagttatcctattacatataataagagagaattgaACATaacaacaaacttttttttcaagtagtcactgaaccatgaaaatgaggtcaaggatattggacatgtgactgacagaaacttagTAGCATggggcatctatatacaaagtatgaagcatccagatcttctaccttctaaaatatgaaagttttttttaaagaagttagCCAACACCGCCactggatcactatccctatgtcgaaaTTTCTGTGACAAAAGtcacaggctcgacaaaaatgagaTTTTATAGGGGGAAATGCCATAGATCATTACTGTCaacattcatttaaagattattttgttTGACTGATGACAAACATTGGAGGCCAAACTACAGAATATGCTCATGACACTCACATGTCATGTGAGCAAATAAGGATAGGTTAATTGCAAATCAATTTAGACAGAACAACAGAACACACACTTTGAACACCATAGAAACAACAGATAcgtaaacaaaagacaaacaatacaaGCAATACATGCTCTCccatataaaatgttattttctattattgtATTGTCTAAAACTATGCATGAACAGGGAAATAATCACAATAAGGAATTTGATGCCactgtcaaacaagtgagagattcagctagctttaaaacaaggttcattctatcattttctacataataaaatgcctgtaccaattcagaaatataacagttattatccattcatttgatgtgtttgagcttttgattttgccatttgattagggactttccattttgggTTTTCCTCGGAGCTCAGAattgttgtgattttactttatggAAAAGGCAGTAAAAAGGAGATAAGCATGAGTTCTAACATGGTTACCATAACCATtgagaacaaaacaaatatgacattatattgctttattcataaaaactgttattaaaatacatatttacaaatCTCACAGCTATCAAAATGTGCATCTAAAACAACTAGGCAGTGTGCCCGGCacttaaatattctttaacaAAACTCATATAACagttgcaaaaaaataaaaactctgaaaaagtatttttaaaataaaattgtcattaaaactggtataaaataatttgcatattttatgtttatttattgattaaatataACCTGTATACCATCATTCTGGAAtgtttgttttaacaaaaatcaacccTAAGAACccttataaaattgaaaaatagtaTAGTGAACATTGGAAATTATTCAAACTagaaacaaaactttgaatgaaACAATTTTACTACTGTATCTAATAATGATAAGCTCAACTGCCTTGCAGCCTTCCTTTCTCTCTCAATGTTCatgtttttgtcttatttttggtttttgatgTTAAGATAAGTCAAGGTTATATCATCAAtgtacagttaaaaaaaatagtgataAAGGTTATCATTAGCAAAAAAGACATATTGTTTCAGCTTTCTGTTAAACTATTTTTCAGACAGAGGGTACAATATTTTCCcaattcagaatttttgtaCTGTATAACAGACACTGAATGAATTAAATGCAAGACTGCACAATTTATAAACACAATGATATCAAACTAACATTAGAATATTAATGACACAGATCTCTATCAAATGATAACAATTTAAATACAGTGTAGGTATCACATCAGAGATAAAACGAggttaacaatttgtttttaatcatatgaatCATTAAAATATAGCTctatttttagttatttatttgtgtatattttagATTTGGGCTGGTATAAAAATTGAGTCAAGTCTAAAAAGTCATTAGcagcattttttttgtttcctgtacatgtattatttactGCCACAAATAGCTCTTCATGACTGTCTATTTTAAAGTCATGACTTTTGATTGACT is a genomic window of Mytilus trossulus isolate FHL-02 chromosome 1, PNRI_Mtr1.1.1.hap1, whole genome shotgun sequence containing:
- the LOC134706855 gene encoding protein CLN8-like, yielding MEVLDHIIPRVNEIEFRKPSVKLFCICISVIFFICVFGFSHFMGKLFKTYKTLEKKEQIFWNLAIVRAVYGILCTVIGIWSFFIDSELEKDIVFGTTPISYFALTATVGFFCFECLAVSISDIVYKRFSILLNIHHWISLVGFSILLIEDSSHFFGTRGLLLEMSTPFSAVCWIFLKAGKADTLFWKVNQFLLVHSFHLRSVVECSIWYVTYKHWNIIWETMPVAFFVCLYTQLTLVTFWMTPYWTYKKTVQMITPVDWNFEDVKTKTKTS